From Granulicella sp. WH15, the proteins below share one genomic window:
- the bshB1 gene encoding bacillithiol biosynthesis deacetylase BshB1, with the protein MPTSAPVDILAIAAHRDDVEQTCGGTLMAMQALGWRTGILDLTQGESGTRGTAAERLAEATEAARILKVSVREALDLPDGNVQNTLENRLKLAAVLRRLRPRVVILPYWQGRHPDHYTSATLGYEACFVAGLAKVVTPDAPDARPHRPFKILYASLYADVRPTFVVDITPHVEPRLQSLLAYRSQYANQPQGGGLFVPEEEIRERTLAHARHYGLLAGVRYAEPFVQKEISLVDDLMMLGVPSI; encoded by the coding sequence ATGCCGACCTCTGCTCCCGTCGATATTCTTGCCATCGCAGCCCATCGCGACGACGTGGAGCAGACCTGCGGCGGCACCCTGATGGCCATGCAGGCCCTCGGCTGGCGCACCGGCATCCTCGACCTGACACAGGGCGAGTCGGGCACGCGAGGCACCGCTGCCGAGCGGCTCGCCGAGGCTACTGAGGCCGCCCGAATCCTCAAGGTCTCGGTGCGTGAGGCGCTCGATCTTCCCGATGGTAACGTCCAGAACACGCTTGAAAACCGGCTGAAGCTGGCCGCCGTGCTGCGCCGTCTGCGTCCGCGCGTAGTCATCCTTCCCTACTGGCAGGGTCGTCACCCAGACCACTACACCAGCGCCACCCTGGGCTACGAGGCCTGCTTCGTCGCGGGACTGGCCAAGGTGGTGACGCCGGATGCTCCCGACGCCCGGCCGCACCGCCCCTTCAAGATCCTCTACGCCTCGCTCTACGCCGATGTCCGGCCCACCTTCGTGGTGGATATCACGCCGCACGTCGAGCCACGCCTCCAGTCGCTGCTGGCCTACCGCTCTCAGTACGCAAACCAGCCCCAGGGCGGCGGCCTCTTCGTCCCCGAGGAGGAGATCCGTGAGCGCACCCTGGCCCACGCCCGTCACTACGGCCTGCTCGCGGGCGTCCGCTACGCTGAACCCTTCGTCCAGAAGGAGATCAGCCTGGTCGACGACCTGATGATGCTCGGCGTCCCTTCCATCTAG
- a CDS encoding UDP-3-O-(3-hydroxymyristoyl)glucosamine N-acyltransferase: MAEKITVGIIEELLDRQPSGDTRSFARLSGFADAGPDAIVFAQDEASLAQALRSAAGLILARVSGDNLIDPRLFPVRNPKYVFALCGRWFDSFREPSVHPSAVIDPEASVGPGTSVGAGAVIAAGARLGRGCVIGSNVTIFGCATLGDRVVAQAGAVLGSVGFGYVPGPDGHHLRFPQQGTLWIGDDVEIGANTTIDRGALGETRIGRGTKIDNLVHIAHNCIIGEDVLIAAQVGLAGSIIVEDRAMLGGQVGLGERVTIGRGVILGGQGGVLPGKKIEGDGTVYWGTPAQPVREYLRDLARLRRR; this comes from the coding sequence ATGGCCGAGAAGATCACGGTCGGGATCATCGAAGAGCTGCTGGATCGCCAGCCCAGCGGGGACACGCGCTCCTTCGCGCGGCTCTCGGGCTTCGCCGACGCGGGGCCGGACGCCATCGTCTTCGCGCAGGATGAGGCATCGCTTGCACAGGCGCTTCGGTCCGCAGCGGGGCTGATCCTGGCGCGTGTGAGTGGCGACAACCTCATAGATCCGCGACTGTTTCCGGTCAGGAATCCGAAGTACGTCTTCGCTCTCTGCGGGCGCTGGTTTGACTCCTTCCGGGAGCCGTCGGTACACCCCTCGGCGGTGATCGACCCGGAGGCGTCGGTCGGTCCGGGTACCTCTGTCGGCGCTGGAGCGGTCATCGCGGCTGGGGCGCGGCTGGGCAGAGGCTGCGTCATCGGCAGCAATGTCACGATCTTCGGCTGTGCCACACTGGGCGATCGGGTGGTAGCGCAGGCGGGCGCGGTGCTCGGCTCGGTGGGCTTCGGCTACGTACCGGGGCCGGATGGCCATCACCTCCGCTTTCCCCAGCAGGGGACGCTGTGGATCGGCGATGATGTGGAGATCGGGGCCAATACGACCATCGACCGTGGTGCACTGGGTGAGACCCGCATCGGGCGCGGCACGAAGATCGACAATCTGGTTCACATTGCGCATAACTGCATCATTGGTGAGGATGTCCTGATTGCCGCGCAGGTGGGGCTGGCGGGGTCGATCATCGTTGAAGATCGGGCGATGCTGGGCGGGCAGGTAGGGCTGGGCGAGCGGGTTACGATTGGCCGGGGAGTCATTCTGGGTGGCCAGGGAGGCGTGCTGCCGGGCAAGAAGATCGAAGGCGACGGAACCGTCTACTGGGGCACTCCGGCGCAGCCCGTCAGGGAGTATCTGCGGGATCTGGCGCGGCTCAGGCGGCGCTAG
- a CDS encoding lysophospholipid acyltransferase family protein, which yields MRERLEFALVWLLVRGLGALPRSWARGIGEGIGLFAFRTLGRLRSVGMRNLRLAYPEWDDLRRECTLRRVYCQLGLLLAEFCLMSGYTAEEAGRFIRYDGLEHYLAARQRGKGVLVLTGHLGAWELSSFYHSLAGYPMGMVIRRLDNPLVDEFVNRIRCLHGNRVIHKDDFARGLIASMRAGETVGILMDTNMTPPQGVFVPFFGVPACTASGLARIALKTDAAVVPGFLFAEEGGRYVLRFSPALELQRSADAEADIVANTALFTAEIERSVRQYPEQWLWMHRRWKTRPAGEPGVY from the coding sequence ATGCGCGAGCGGCTCGAATTTGCGCTGGTATGGCTGCTGGTGCGCGGCCTCGGCGCTCTGCCGCGAAGCTGGGCACGCGGCATCGGCGAGGGCATTGGATTGTTTGCCTTCCGCACGCTCGGCCGTCTGCGCTCGGTAGGGATGCGTAATCTACGGCTCGCCTACCCGGAGTGGGACGACCTGCGCCGCGAGTGTACTCTGCGGAGGGTCTACTGCCAGCTTGGGCTGCTGCTGGCTGAGTTCTGCCTGATGAGCGGGTACACCGCCGAGGAGGCTGGCCGGTTCATCCGCTACGACGGTCTTGAGCACTATCTTGCCGCACGGCAGCGGGGCAAGGGCGTGCTGGTCCTGACCGGGCACCTGGGGGCGTGGGAGCTATCGAGCTTCTACCACTCGCTGGCGGGTTATCCGATGGGCATGGTCATCCGGCGGTTGGACAACCCGCTGGTGGATGAGTTCGTCAACCGCATCCGCTGCCTGCACGGCAATCGCGTCATCCACAAGGACGACTTCGCGCGTGGCCTCATCGCCTCTATGCGAGCGGGCGAGACGGTGGGCATCCTGATGGACACCAACATGACGCCGCCGCAGGGGGTCTTTGTGCCGTTCTTCGGAGTTCCGGCGTGTACGGCCTCGGGGCTGGCGCGGATCGCGCTGAAGACCGATGCGGCTGTCGTACCAGGCTTTCTGTTTGCTGAGGAGGGCGGTCGCTACGTCCTGCGCTTCAGCCCGGCCCTCGAGCTACAGCGCAGCGCCGACGCGGAGGCCGATATCGTGGCCAACACCGCGCTCTTCACCGCAGAGATCGAGCGTTCTGTGCGACAGTATCCAGAGCAGTGGCTGTGGATGCATCGCCGCTGGAAGACAAGGCCTGCGGGCGAGCCGGGAGTTTATTGA
- a CDS encoding lipid-binding SYLF domain-containing protein — MKRIVAALSTLTLMVGVATAPAFAEADKAKLTERLNNASAVLKEIMATPDKGIPQSILSSASCVVVIPSFKKGAFVVGGQYGQGVATCRTGRGWSAPVFVQLAGGSFGFQIGGQSTDLVLVAMNQNGLQDMLKNKFKIGADAAASAGPVGRNAQAGTDWKLNAEFLSYSRSKGLFAGINLDGTVLSQNADDTRTQYGTDIPFKTILSGGTPTPVEARPFVRTVARYFVAARAAQ, encoded by the coding sequence ATGAAACGTATTGTGGCAGCACTGAGCACGTTGACCCTGATGGTAGGTGTAGCAACAGCCCCCGCATTTGCCGAGGCAGATAAAGCGAAGCTGACGGAGCGCCTCAACAACGCCTCCGCGGTTCTCAAAGAGATTATGGCGACGCCGGACAAGGGTATCCCCCAGAGCATCCTGTCCTCGGCCTCCTGCGTAGTCGTCATCCCCAGCTTCAAGAAGGGCGCGTTCGTCGTCGGCGGCCAGTACGGCCAGGGCGTCGCAACCTGCCGGACGGGCCGGGGCTGGAGCGCGCCGGTCTTCGTGCAACTGGCAGGCGGTAGCTTCGGATTCCAGATCGGCGGTCAGTCTACCGACCTCGTCCTGGTCGCGATGAACCAGAACGGCCTGCAGGACATGCTGAAGAACAAGTTCAAGATCGGTGCTGACGCGGCGGCTTCGGCCGGTCCGGTCGGACGCAACGCGCAGGCGGGAACGGACTGGAAGCTGAACGCCGAGTTCCTCTCCTACTCGCGCTCGAAGGGCCTCTTTGCCGGTATCAACCTGGATGGAACCGTGCTTTCGCAGAACGCGGACGACACCCGTACCCAGTACGGCACGGATATCCCCTTCAAGACGATTCTGAGCGGCGGAACCCCGACTCCGGTCGAGGCGCGGCCCTTTGTGCGCACCGTGGCCCGCTACTTCGTGGCGGCACGCGCTGCTCAGTAG
- a CDS encoding response regulator transcription factor, protein MDPLRVIGLRTLLDRQREGKHVPTEIMPLSAPRALETVGLTIVLIDSDSTPFLLELLSTFRRARPELNVIVLGSSMDPAHIEGVIGAGAKGYLRHSASEDELRMAIDTVSDGSVWAPRKVMARLVTGSRPTVSGAQVKLTARESQVLELLVQGYSNREIALELAIDEGTVKAHLGRLMRKTGVTNRTALTMQTLTKIPTQTKP, encoded by the coding sequence ATGGACCCGCTGCGGGTGATCGGCCTGCGGACCCTGCTCGACCGGCAGCGAGAGGGCAAGCACGTGCCCACGGAGATCATGCCGCTCTCGGCGCCGCGCGCGCTGGAGACGGTGGGGCTCACTATCGTGCTTATCGACTCCGACTCGACGCCGTTCCTGCTGGAGCTGCTGTCGACGTTCCGGCGCGCTCGGCCGGAGCTGAACGTCATCGTGCTGGGTAGCTCGATGGACCCGGCCCATATCGAGGGCGTCATCGGCGCGGGTGCGAAGGGCTATCTGCGCCACTCGGCCAGCGAGGACGAGCTGCGCATGGCGATCGATACGGTTTCGGACGGATCGGTGTGGGCTCCGCGCAAGGTGATGGCGAGGCTGGTCACGGGCTCGCGTCCGACGGTGTCCGGGGCGCAGGTCAAGCTGACGGCTCGCGAGAGCCAGGTGTTGGAGCTGTTGGTGCAGGGGTACTCCAACCGAGAGATTGCCCTCGAACTGGCAATTGATGAGGGCACGGTGAAGGCGCATCTGGGGCGGCTGATGCGGAAGACGGGCGTCACCAACCGCACGGCGCTGACGATGCAGACCCTGACGAAGATCCCCACCCAGACCAAGCCATAG
- the dcd gene encoding dCTP deaminase → MAIKSDRWIREQALTQGMIAPFSEKQVREGVISYGLSSYGYDLRVSDEFKIFTNVNSAIIDPKAFDERSFVTVQADSIIVPPNSFALARSVEYFKIPRDVLTICVGKSTYARCGIIVNVTPFEPEWEGFVTLEISNTTPLPARIYANEGLCQILFFQSDEVCEVSYADRQGKYQNQQGIVLPKL, encoded by the coding sequence ATGGCGATCAAAAGCGACCGTTGGATTCGGGAGCAGGCATTAACACAGGGGATGATCGCACCGTTCAGCGAGAAGCAGGTCCGCGAGGGAGTCATCTCCTACGGCCTCTCTTCCTACGGGTACGATCTGAGAGTTTCAGACGAGTTCAAGATCTTCACCAACGTCAACAGCGCAATCATCGACCCGAAGGCGTTCGACGAGCGCTCCTTCGTGACCGTGCAGGCCGACAGCATCATCGTGCCGCCGAACTCGTTCGCGCTGGCCCGCTCGGTCGAGTACTTCAAGATTCCTCGCGACGTACTGACAATCTGCGTCGGCAAATCGACCTACGCGCGCTGCGGCATCATCGTCAACGTCACCCCCTTCGAGCCGGAGTGGGAGGGCTTTGTCACGCTCGAGATCTCGAACACGACGCCTCTTCCGGCGCGTATCTATGCCAATGAGGGACTGTGCCAGATCCTCTTCTTCCAGTCCGACGAGGTCTGCGAGGTGAGCTACGCCGACCGCCAGGGCAAGTACCAGAACCAGCAGGGAATCGTGCTTCCGAAGCTGTAA
- a CDS encoding HU family DNA-binding protein yields the protein MIKQDLIQRVVDRTGLVRTKAEAAVDAIFESMKQSLIGGDRIELRGFGVFTVKPRKTGVGRNPRTGAEVSIAPGKAVRFKPGKELQLID from the coding sequence ATGATCAAGCAGGATCTGATTCAACGGGTGGTCGATCGCACCGGCCTCGTACGTACCAAGGCGGAAGCTGCTGTGGACGCCATCTTCGAAAGCATGAAGCAGAGCCTGATCGGCGGAGACCGCATCGAGTTGCGCGGCTTCGGGGTCTTCACAGTAAAGCCACGCAAGACCGGAGTCGGCCGCAACCCGCGCACCGGGGCCGAGGTCAGCATCGCGCCCGGTAAGGCGGTTCGCTTCAAGCCCGGTAAAGAGCTTCAGCTCATCGACTAG